The following coding sequences are from one Lipingzhangella halophila window:
- a CDS encoding putative RNA methyltransferase: MPTPVLAALACPHCGADLAPDGNALACAAGHTFDVARQGYVSLLTGRRRAAAPGDSAAMVQARHEFLAAGYFAPLARRLAAVVAGLAPEPGLVADAGAGTGYYLSQVLDALPHAHGAALDLSVYALRRAARAHPRAGAVACDAWRVLPLRSGSVGVLLNVFAPRNGPEFRRVLAGGGALVVVTPTARHLAELREPLGLIRVDPHKEERIAESLAPDFVAEHHQEVSSPLRLDRAGVRTLVAMGPSARHADPVALDRGVAALAEVTDVTAAWTVSVHRPA; encoded by the coding sequence ATGCCAACTCCCGTACTCGCGGCGCTGGCATGCCCGCACTGCGGGGCCGATCTGGCGCCGGACGGCAACGCGCTGGCCTGCGCTGCGGGCCACACGTTCGACGTGGCCCGGCAGGGCTACGTCAGCCTGCTCACCGGGCGGCGGCGCGCCGCCGCGCCCGGCGACAGCGCCGCTATGGTCCAGGCACGCCACGAGTTCCTCGCGGCCGGCTACTTCGCCCCACTCGCGCGACGGCTCGCCGCGGTTGTCGCCGGGCTCGCCCCCGAGCCGGGGCTGGTCGCCGACGCCGGAGCGGGGACCGGCTACTACCTGAGCCAGGTGCTCGACGCGCTGCCCCACGCCCACGGGGCGGCGCTCGACCTCTCCGTGTACGCACTGCGCCGCGCGGCCCGGGCGCACCCGCGCGCCGGCGCCGTGGCCTGCGACGCCTGGCGCGTCCTGCCGCTGCGCAGCGGCTCGGTGGGGGTACTGCTGAACGTCTTCGCTCCCCGCAACGGGCCGGAGTTCCGCCGCGTGCTGGCCGGCGGGGGAGCGCTCGTCGTGGTCACACCGACCGCTCGGCACCTGGCCGAGCTCCGCGAACCCCTGGGCCTGATCCGGGTCGACCCGCACAAGGAAGAGCGGATCGCCGAGAGCCTGGCGCCGGACTTCGTGGCCGAGCACCACCAGGAGGTCAGCTCGCCGCTGCGGCTCGACCGTGCCGGCGTCCGCACGCTCGTCGCGATGGGACCCAGCGCCCGGCACGCCGACCCGGTCGCACTGGACCGCGGCGTCGCCGCTCTCGCCGAGGTCACCGACGTCACCGCGGCATGGACGGTATCGGTGCACCGGCCAGCCTGA